One region of Parambassis ranga chromosome 21, fParRan2.1, whole genome shotgun sequence genomic DNA includes:
- the LOC114453854 gene encoding disco-interacting protein 2 homolog A isoform X4, which produces MAERTSTGLLTMMLEPTPAVAMTLPAEVREKLAELELELSEGDITQKGYEKKRSKLLAPYIPQIQGVDPSLQIDNRIQASSQAVIPSSKHNKSRAANTRDERFRSDLHTEAVQAALAKYKERKMPMPSKRRSVLVQSSVEACTPPDTSSASEDEGSLRRQGRLATSTPYQGHGHSHPAVEHWFNRVIQGSSTSSSASSTSSHPGGRSVTTTNTTAHAALNVNAAATALADLMAHTQLDNHSAPPDVTGLSERSSLHAERPQVASVRGVSRSYNHHTSVMETADGVPVNSRVSNKIQQLLNTLKRPKRPPLREFFVDDFEELLDVQQSDPNQPKPEGQQMSPLEGEPLGVVTNWPPSLPAALQRWGTTQPKSPCLTALDNAGKPVYTLTYGKLWTRSQKLAYTLLNKLSTRNEPLLMPGDRVALVFPNNDPVMFMVAFYGCLLAELVPVPIEVPLTRKDAGSQQIGFLLGSCGVTLALTTDACQKGLPKAQTGEVATFKGWPRLLWFVTDGKHVVKPPKDWHPPIREASNDIAYIEYKTSKEGSTMGITVSHSAMLAHCHALTQACDYTEAETITNVLDFKREAGLWHGVLTSVMNRMHVISIPYSLMKVNPLSWIQKVHTYKARVAVVKSRDMHWSLLAQRDQRDISLSSLRMLIVADGANPWSISSCDAFLNVFQARGLRPEVICPCASSSEAMTVAIRRPPEMGVPPPGKAVLSMGGLSHSVIRVDTEEKLSVLTVQDVGQVMPGALVCVVRVEGTPYLCQTDEVGEICVSSGSTGVAYYGLPGMTKNIFETIPVTSSGVPISDRPFTRTSLLGFVGPDSLVFIVGKMDGLMVVSGRRHNADDVVATALAVEPMKFVYRGRIAVFSVSVLHDERIVVVAEQRPDASEEDSFQWMSRVLQAIDSIHQVGVYCLALVPANTLPKAPLGGIHISETKQRFLEGALHPCNVLMCPHTCVTNLPKPRQKQPEVGPASMIVGNLVAGKRIAQACGRDMAQLEDNDQFLYLQDVLQWRAQATPDHPLFLVLNSKGTVASTASCLQLHKRAERVAAALMGRLNTGDHVALVYPPGIDLIATFYGCLYAGCVPVTVRPPHPQNLATTLPTVKMIVEVSKSVCILTTQAITKLLKSKEAAAAVDIKSWPTVLDTDDLPRKKSPQMYKPPTPEMLAYLDFSVSTTGILAGVKMSHAATSALCRSIKLQCELYPSRQIAICLDPYCGLGFALWCLCSVYSGHQSILVPPLELESNASLWLTAVSQYKVRVTFCSYSVMEMCTKGLGSQTEALRLRNVNLSCVRTCMVVAEERPRISLTQSFSKIFKDLGLSPRAVSTTFGCRVNVAICLQGTAGPDPTTVYVDMRALRHDRVRLVERGSPHSLPLMESGKILPGVKVIIANTETKGPLGDSHLGEIWVSSPHNATGYYTVYGEEALHADHFNTKLSFGDTQTVWARTGYLGFLRRTELTDASGERHDALYVVGSLDETLELRGMRYHPIDIETSVIRSHKSIAECAVFTWTNLLVVVVELEGSEQEALDLVALVTNVVLEEHYLIVGVVVVVDPGVIPINSRGEKQRMHLRDGFLADQLDPIYVAYNM; this is translated from the exons GGGACATCACTCAGAAAGGCTatgagaagaaaagaagcaagCTGTTGGCACCGTACATCCCACAGATACaag GTGTAGATCCATCTCTGCAAATTGACAACAGGATCCAGGCTTCCTCCCAAGCTGTGATTCCAAGTTCCAAACACAACAAGTCCCGGGCTGCCAACACCCGGGATGAACGCTTCAGATCTG ATCTGCACACAGAAGCCGTCCAAGCAGCTTTGGCAAAGTACAAAGAGAGGAAGATGCCCATGCCCTCTAAGAGACGATCTGTACTAGTTCAGTCTTCTGTCGAGGCATGCACCCCACCAG ACACTTCCTCAGCATCAGAAGACGAGGGCTCGCTGCGCCGGCAGGGACGTCTGGCCACCTCGACGCCCTACCAGGGCCACGGCCACAGCCACCCTGCTGTTGAGCACTGGTTTAACCGTGTAATCCAGGGTTCGTCCACCTCATCCTCCGCGTCATCCACCTCATCCCATCCGGGAGGGAGATCcgtcaccaccaccaacaccacagCTCACGCAGCCCTCAACGTCAACGCTGCAGCTACCGCACTGGCTGACCTCATGGCACACACCCAGCTAG ATAACCACTCAGCGCCCCCTGACGTGACGGGGCTGTCGGAGCGCTCCTCGCTTCATGCGGAGCGGCCCCAGGTGGCCTCGGTGCGAGGCGTTTCCCGCAGCTACAACCACCACACCAGCGTCATGGAGACCGCAGATG GTGTTCCAGTCAATAGTCGTGTCTCCAACAaaatccagcagctgctcaacACACTAAAGAGACCAAAGCGTCCGCCGTTGCGCGAGTTCTTTGTTGATGACTTTGAGGAGCTCTTGGATG TCCAGCAGTCAGATCCCAACCAGCCAAAGCCAGAAGGCCAGCAGATGAGTCCCCTGGAAGGAGAGCCTCTTGGGGTGGTCACCAACTGGCCTCCATCCTTGCCAGCAGCCTTACAAAGGTGGGGCACCACTCAGCCCAAGAGCCCCTGTCTGACAGCACTCGACAATGCTGGCAAGCCTGTCTACACTCTCACCTATG GTAAACTATGGACACGCAGTCAGAAACTGGCCTACACACTCCTTAACAAGCTGAGCACCAGAAACGAGCCTTTGCTTATGCCTGGAGACAGA GTTGCACTTGTTTTCCCCAACAATGACCCAGTGATGTTCATGGTGGCCTTCTATGGCTGTCTCCTGGCAGAGCTGGTACCTGTGCCTATTGAAGTGCCACTGACCAGAAAG GATGCAGGAAGTCAACAGATTGGGTTTCTGTTGGGCAGCTGCGGCGTCACGCTGGCACTGACCACTGACGCTTGTCAGAAAGGCCTGCCCAAAGCACAAACAGGAGAGGTGGCCACTTTCAAAG gctgGCCGCGGTTGCTGTGGTTTGTGACAGATGGAAAACACGTTGTGAAGCCTCCAAAAGACTGGCATCCTCCAATACGGGAAGCTAGCAATGACATTGCCTATATAGAA tataaAACCAGCAAAGAAGGAAGCACCATGGGGATCACAGTGTCCCATTCAGCCATGCTGGCTCACTGCCATGCCCTCACACAGGCTTGTGACTATACTGAAG CTGAGACTATAACCAACGTCCTGGACTTCAAGCGAGAAGCAGGGTTATGGCACGGTGTTCTCACT AGTGTCATGAATCGGATGCACGTGATCAGCATTCCCTACTCCCTGATGAAAGTCAACCCCCTGTCCTGGATACAGAAGGTGCACACATACAAAG CTCGGGTAGCGGTGGTGAAATCAAGGGACATGCACTGGTCTCTGCTGGCCCAGAGAGACCAGAGAGACATCAGCCTGAGCTCACTGCGCATGCTGATTGTAGCTGATGGAGCAAATCCAT GGTCAATATCCTCCTGCGATGCTTTCCTCAACGTGTTTCAGGCACGTGGGCTGCGACCTGAGGTGATCTGTCCATGTGCAAGTTCTTCAGAAGCCATGACTGTCGCCATCCGCAG GCCTCCAGAAATGGGTGTTCCTCCTCCAGGGAAGGCAGTGCTGTCTATGGGTGGGCTGAGTCATAGTGTGATCCGTGTGGACACGGAGGAGAAACTATCTGTCCTCACAGTGCAGGATGTAGGACAGGTCATGCCTGGAG CTCTGGTTTGTGTGGTGAGAGTTGAAGGGACGCCGTATCTCTGTCAGACAGATGAGGTCGGAGAAATATGTGTGAGCTCAGGTAGCACTGGTGTAGCTTACTATGGCCTCCCAGGCATGACCAAGAACATCTTTGAG ACTATCCCAGTAACATCGTCCGGGGTTCCCATCAGTGACCGACCTTTCACCAGAACCTCACTGCTGGGCTTTGTGGGACCA gacagtcttgTGTTTATTGTGGGGAAGATGGATGGACTGATGGTCGTCAGCGGGCGGAGACATAATGCTGATGATGTGGTTGCAACAGCATTGGCTGTAGAGCCCATGAAGTTTGTGTACAGAGGAAG GATAGCAGTGTTTTCTGTGTCCGTGCTGCATGATGAGCGGATTGTTGTAGTGGCAGAGCAGAGGCCAGATGCCTCAGAGGAAGACAGCTTCCAGTGGATGAGCCGTGTCCTGCAG GCCATAGACAGCATCCACCAGGTTGGGGTGTATTGTTTGGCTCTGGTGCCTGCCAACACACTTCCTAAGGCTCCTTTGGGCGGCATCCATATATCTGAAACCAAACAGCGCTTCCTGGAGGGTGCCTTGCATCCCTGCAATGTCCTCATGTGCCCTCACACATGTGTCACCAATCTGCCCAAGCCAAGACAAAAACAGCCTG AGGTTGGCCCCGCTTCTATGATAGTGGGAAACCTGGTGGCAGGCAAGAGGATAGCACAGGCCTGCGGCAGAGACATGGCACAACTAGAGGACAATGACCAG TTCCTCTACTTACAAGATGTACTACAGTGGAGAGCTCAGGCCACTCCAGACCATCCTCTGTTTCTCGTTCTCAATTCAAAG GGCACAGTGGCTAGCACAGCTTCCTGTCTACAGCTGCACAAGCGAGCAGAGCGGGTGGCAGCAGCGCTGATGGGACGGCTAAACACTGGAGACCATGTAGCACTTGTCTACCCACCAG GAATCGACCTGATCGCCACTTTCTACGGCTGCCTGTATGCTGGCTGTGTGCCCGTCACCGTCAGACCCCCACACCCACAGAATCTGGCTACCACCCTGCCCACTGTCAAAATGATTGTTGAG GTCAGTAAGTCAGTGTGCATCCTGACAACCCAAGCAATAACAAAGCTGCTGAAATCCAAAGAGGCTGCCGCTGCTGTGGACATCAAGAGCTGGCCCACAGTGCTGGACACAG ATGACCTTCCCAGGAAGAAGAGCCCTCAGATGTACAAGCCCCCGACCCCAGAAATGTTAGCCTACCTGGACTTCAGTGTGTCCACAACAGGCATCCTAGCAGGGGTCAAA ATGTCTCATGCAGCCACCAGTGCCTTGTGTCGCTCTATTAAACTGCAGTGTGAGCTGTACCCTTCTAGGCAGATCGCCATCTGTTTGGACCCTTACTGCGGCCTAGGATTTGctctctggtgtctctgcag CGTGTACTCTGGCCACCAGTCGATCCTGGTCCCTCCTCTGGAGTTGGAGAGCAATGCATCTCTCTGGCTTACTGCAGTCAGTCAGTACAAAGTTCGCGTCACCTTCTGCTCCTATTCGGTTATGGAAATGTGCACCAAGGGCCTTGGTTCACAGACAGAAGCACTGCGG CTGCGAAACGTGAACCTGTCTTGTGTTCGTACGTGCATGGTGGTAGCAGAGGAACGGCCACGCATTTCCCTCACTCAGTCTTTCTCAAAGATCTTCAAAGACCTGGGGCTTTCTCCACGAGCTGTCAGCACAACCTTTGGCTGCAGAGTCAATGTAGCGATCTGTTTGCAG ggCACGGCGGGACCGGACCCCACAACTGTGTATGTGGACATGAGAGCTCTACGGCACGACAG GGTTCGCCTTGTTGAGAGAGGGTCACCGCACAGCCTGCCACTGATGGAGTCTGGGAAG ATCCTCCCTGGAGTTAAAGTGATCATTGCCAACACAGAGACTAAAGGACCACTGGGAGACTCTCACCTTGGAGAG ATCTGGGTGAGCAGCCCTCACAATGCCACAGGCTACTACACAGTGTATGGGGAGGAAGCGCTGCATGCTGACCACTTCAACACCAAGTTAAGCTTCGGGGACACACAGACTGTCTGGGCAAGGACAGGCTACCTGGGCTTCCTGCGGCGGACTGAGCTGACCGATGCCAGCGGAG AGCGCCATGATGCCCTCTATGTGGTGGGCTCTCTCGATGAGACTCTGGAGCTGAGGGGGATGAGGTATCACCCAATTGACATTGAGACCTCTGTGATCCGTTCCCACAAGAGCATAGCTGAATG TGCGGTGTTCACATGGACCAACCTCCTCGTGGTGGTAGTGGAGCTTGAGGGTTCGGAGCAGGAGGCTCTGGACCTGGTGGCCCTGGTCACCAATGTGGTACTGGAGGAGCACTACCTCATTGTAggggtggtagtggtggtggacCCCGGCGTCATCCCCATCAACTCCCGAGGGGAAAAGCAGCGTATGCACCTCAGAGATGGATTCCTGGCTGACCAGCTGGACCCCATATATGTGGCTTACAACATGTGA
- the LOC114453854 gene encoding disco-interacting protein 2 homolog A isoform X6: MAERTSTGLLTMMLEPTPAVAMTLPAEVREKLAELELELSEGDITQKGYEKKRSKLLAPYIPQIQGVDPSLQIDNRIQASSQAVIPSSKHNKSRAANTRDERFRSDLHTEAVQAALAKYKERKMPMPSKRRSVLVQSSVEACTPPDTSSASEDEGSLRRQGRLATSTPYQGHGHSHPAVEHWFNRVIQGSSTSSSASSTSSHPGGRSVTTTNTTAHAALNVNAAATALADLMAHTQLDNHSAPPDVTGLSERSSLHAERPQVASVRGVSRSYNHHTSVMETADGVPVNSRVSNKIQQLLNTLKRPKRPPLREFFVDDFEELLDVQQSDPNQPKPEGQQMSPLEGEPLGVVTNWPPSLPAALQRWGTTQPKSPCLTALDNAGKPVYTLTYGKLWTRSQKLAYTLLNKLSTRNEPLLMPGDRVALVFPNNDPVMFMVAFYGCLLAELVPVPIEVPLTRKDAGSQQIGFLLGSCGVTLALTTDACQKGLPKAQTGEVATFKGWPRLLWFVTDGKHVVKPPKDWHPPIREASNDIAYIEYKTSKEGSTMGITVSHSAMLAHCHALTQACDYTEAETITNVLDFKREAGLWHGVLTSVMNRMHVISIPYSLMKVNPLSWIQKVHTYKARVAVVKSRDMHWSLLAQRDQRDISLSSLRMLIVADGANPWSISSCDAFLNVFQARGLRPEVICPCASSSEAMTVAIRRPPEMGVPPPGKAVLSMGGLSHSVIRVDTEEKLSVLTVQDVGQVMPGALVCVVRVEGTPYLCQTDEVGEICVSSGSTGVAYYGLPGMTKNIFETIPVTSSGVPISDRPFTRTSLLGFVGPDSLVFIVGKMDGLMVVSGRRHNADDVVATALAVEPMKFVYRGRIAVFSVSVLHDERIVVVAEQRPDASEEDSFQWMSRVLQAIDSIHQVGVYCLALVPANTLPKAPLGGIHISETKQRFLEGALHPCNVLMCPHTCVTNLPKPRQKQPEVGPASMIVGNLVAGKRIAQACGRDMAQLEDNDQARKFLYLQDVLQWRAQATPDHPLFLVLNSKGTVASTASCLQLHKRAERVAAALMGRLNTGDHVALVYPPGIDLIATFYGCLYAGCVPVTVRPPHPQNLATTLPTVKMIVEVSKSVCILTTQAITKLLKSKEAAAAVDIKSWPTVLDTDDLPRKKSPQMYKPPTPEMLAYLDFSVSTTGILAGVKMSHAATSALCRSIKLQCELYPSRQIAICLDPYCGLGFALWCLCSVYSGHQSILVPPLELESNASLWLTAVSQYKVRVTFCSYSVMEMCTKGLGSQTEALRLRNVNLSCVRTCMVVAEERPRISLTQSFSKIFKDLGLSPRAVSTTFGCRVNVAICLQPNRLGKLAEQGTAGPDPTTVYVDMRALRHDRVRLVERGSPHSLPLMESGKILPGVKVIIANTETKGPLGDSHLGEIWVSSPHNATGYYTVYGEEALHADHFNTKLSFGDTQTVWARTGYLGFLRRTELTDASGERHDALYVVGSLDETLELRGMRYHPIDIETSVIRSHKSIAECAVFTWTNLLVVVVELEGSEQEALDLVALVTNVVLEEHYLIVGVVVVVDPGVIPINSRGEKQRMHLRDGFLADQLDPIYVAYNM, encoded by the exons GGGACATCACTCAGAAAGGCTatgagaagaaaagaagcaagCTGTTGGCACCGTACATCCCACAGATACaag GTGTAGATCCATCTCTGCAAATTGACAACAGGATCCAGGCTTCCTCCCAAGCTGTGATTCCAAGTTCCAAACACAACAAGTCCCGGGCTGCCAACACCCGGGATGAACGCTTCAGATCTG ATCTGCACACAGAAGCCGTCCAAGCAGCTTTGGCAAAGTACAAAGAGAGGAAGATGCCCATGCCCTCTAAGAGACGATCTGTACTAGTTCAGTCTTCTGTCGAGGCATGCACCCCACCAG ACACTTCCTCAGCATCAGAAGACGAGGGCTCGCTGCGCCGGCAGGGACGTCTGGCCACCTCGACGCCCTACCAGGGCCACGGCCACAGCCACCCTGCTGTTGAGCACTGGTTTAACCGTGTAATCCAGGGTTCGTCCACCTCATCCTCCGCGTCATCCACCTCATCCCATCCGGGAGGGAGATCcgtcaccaccaccaacaccacagCTCACGCAGCCCTCAACGTCAACGCTGCAGCTACCGCACTGGCTGACCTCATGGCACACACCCAGCTAG ATAACCACTCAGCGCCCCCTGACGTGACGGGGCTGTCGGAGCGCTCCTCGCTTCATGCGGAGCGGCCCCAGGTGGCCTCGGTGCGAGGCGTTTCCCGCAGCTACAACCACCACACCAGCGTCATGGAGACCGCAGATG GTGTTCCAGTCAATAGTCGTGTCTCCAACAaaatccagcagctgctcaacACACTAAAGAGACCAAAGCGTCCGCCGTTGCGCGAGTTCTTTGTTGATGACTTTGAGGAGCTCTTGGATG TCCAGCAGTCAGATCCCAACCAGCCAAAGCCAGAAGGCCAGCAGATGAGTCCCCTGGAAGGAGAGCCTCTTGGGGTGGTCACCAACTGGCCTCCATCCTTGCCAGCAGCCTTACAAAGGTGGGGCACCACTCAGCCCAAGAGCCCCTGTCTGACAGCACTCGACAATGCTGGCAAGCCTGTCTACACTCTCACCTATG GTAAACTATGGACACGCAGTCAGAAACTGGCCTACACACTCCTTAACAAGCTGAGCACCAGAAACGAGCCTTTGCTTATGCCTGGAGACAGA GTTGCACTTGTTTTCCCCAACAATGACCCAGTGATGTTCATGGTGGCCTTCTATGGCTGTCTCCTGGCAGAGCTGGTACCTGTGCCTATTGAAGTGCCACTGACCAGAAAG GATGCAGGAAGTCAACAGATTGGGTTTCTGTTGGGCAGCTGCGGCGTCACGCTGGCACTGACCACTGACGCTTGTCAGAAAGGCCTGCCCAAAGCACAAACAGGAGAGGTGGCCACTTTCAAAG gctgGCCGCGGTTGCTGTGGTTTGTGACAGATGGAAAACACGTTGTGAAGCCTCCAAAAGACTGGCATCCTCCAATACGGGAAGCTAGCAATGACATTGCCTATATAGAA tataaAACCAGCAAAGAAGGAAGCACCATGGGGATCACAGTGTCCCATTCAGCCATGCTGGCTCACTGCCATGCCCTCACACAGGCTTGTGACTATACTGAAG CTGAGACTATAACCAACGTCCTGGACTTCAAGCGAGAAGCAGGGTTATGGCACGGTGTTCTCACT AGTGTCATGAATCGGATGCACGTGATCAGCATTCCCTACTCCCTGATGAAAGTCAACCCCCTGTCCTGGATACAGAAGGTGCACACATACAAAG CTCGGGTAGCGGTGGTGAAATCAAGGGACATGCACTGGTCTCTGCTGGCCCAGAGAGACCAGAGAGACATCAGCCTGAGCTCACTGCGCATGCTGATTGTAGCTGATGGAGCAAATCCAT GGTCAATATCCTCCTGCGATGCTTTCCTCAACGTGTTTCAGGCACGTGGGCTGCGACCTGAGGTGATCTGTCCATGTGCAAGTTCTTCAGAAGCCATGACTGTCGCCATCCGCAG GCCTCCAGAAATGGGTGTTCCTCCTCCAGGGAAGGCAGTGCTGTCTATGGGTGGGCTGAGTCATAGTGTGATCCGTGTGGACACGGAGGAGAAACTATCTGTCCTCACAGTGCAGGATGTAGGACAGGTCATGCCTGGAG CTCTGGTTTGTGTGGTGAGAGTTGAAGGGACGCCGTATCTCTGTCAGACAGATGAGGTCGGAGAAATATGTGTGAGCTCAGGTAGCACTGGTGTAGCTTACTATGGCCTCCCAGGCATGACCAAGAACATCTTTGAG ACTATCCCAGTAACATCGTCCGGGGTTCCCATCAGTGACCGACCTTTCACCAGAACCTCACTGCTGGGCTTTGTGGGACCA gacagtcttgTGTTTATTGTGGGGAAGATGGATGGACTGATGGTCGTCAGCGGGCGGAGACATAATGCTGATGATGTGGTTGCAACAGCATTGGCTGTAGAGCCCATGAAGTTTGTGTACAGAGGAAG GATAGCAGTGTTTTCTGTGTCCGTGCTGCATGATGAGCGGATTGTTGTAGTGGCAGAGCAGAGGCCAGATGCCTCAGAGGAAGACAGCTTCCAGTGGATGAGCCGTGTCCTGCAG GCCATAGACAGCATCCACCAGGTTGGGGTGTATTGTTTGGCTCTGGTGCCTGCCAACACACTTCCTAAGGCTCCTTTGGGCGGCATCCATATATCTGAAACCAAACAGCGCTTCCTGGAGGGTGCCTTGCATCCCTGCAATGTCCTCATGTGCCCTCACACATGTGTCACCAATCTGCCCAAGCCAAGACAAAAACAGCCTG AGGTTGGCCCCGCTTCTATGATAGTGGGAAACCTGGTGGCAGGCAAGAGGATAGCACAGGCCTGCGGCAGAGACATGGCACAACTAGAGGACAATGACCAGGCACGTAAG TTCCTCTACTTACAAGATGTACTACAGTGGAGAGCTCAGGCCACTCCAGACCATCCTCTGTTTCTCGTTCTCAATTCAAAG GGCACAGTGGCTAGCACAGCTTCCTGTCTACAGCTGCACAAGCGAGCAGAGCGGGTGGCAGCAGCGCTGATGGGACGGCTAAACACTGGAGACCATGTAGCACTTGTCTACCCACCAG GAATCGACCTGATCGCCACTTTCTACGGCTGCCTGTATGCTGGCTGTGTGCCCGTCACCGTCAGACCCCCACACCCACAGAATCTGGCTACCACCCTGCCCACTGTCAAAATGATTGTTGAG GTCAGTAAGTCAGTGTGCATCCTGACAACCCAAGCAATAACAAAGCTGCTGAAATCCAAAGAGGCTGCCGCTGCTGTGGACATCAAGAGCTGGCCCACAGTGCTGGACACAG ATGACCTTCCCAGGAAGAAGAGCCCTCAGATGTACAAGCCCCCGACCCCAGAAATGTTAGCCTACCTGGACTTCAGTGTGTCCACAACAGGCATCCTAGCAGGGGTCAAA ATGTCTCATGCAGCCACCAGTGCCTTGTGTCGCTCTATTAAACTGCAGTGTGAGCTGTACCCTTCTAGGCAGATCGCCATCTGTTTGGACCCTTACTGCGGCCTAGGATTTGctctctggtgtctctgcag CGTGTACTCTGGCCACCAGTCGATCCTGGTCCCTCCTCTGGAGTTGGAGAGCAATGCATCTCTCTGGCTTACTGCAGTCAGTCAGTACAAAGTTCGCGTCACCTTCTGCTCCTATTCGGTTATGGAAATGTGCACCAAGGGCCTTGGTTCACAGACAGAAGCACTGCGG CTGCGAAACGTGAACCTGTCTTGTGTTCGTACGTGCATGGTGGTAGCAGAGGAACGGCCACGCATTTCCCTCACTCAGTCTTTCTCAAAGATCTTCAAAGACCTGGGGCTTTCTCCACGAGCTGTCAGCACAACCTTTGGCTGCAGAGTCAATGTAGCGATCTGTTTGCAG CCCAACAGGTTAGGGAAACTGGCTGAGCAG ggCACGGCGGGACCGGACCCCACAACTGTGTATGTGGACATGAGAGCTCTACGGCACGACAG GGTTCGCCTTGTTGAGAGAGGGTCACCGCACAGCCTGCCACTGATGGAGTCTGGGAAG ATCCTCCCTGGAGTTAAAGTGATCATTGCCAACACAGAGACTAAAGGACCACTGGGAGACTCTCACCTTGGAGAG ATCTGGGTGAGCAGCCCTCACAATGCCACAGGCTACTACACAGTGTATGGGGAGGAAGCGCTGCATGCTGACCACTTCAACACCAAGTTAAGCTTCGGGGACACACAGACTGTCTGGGCAAGGACAGGCTACCTGGGCTTCCTGCGGCGGACTGAGCTGACCGATGCCAGCGGAG AGCGCCATGATGCCCTCTATGTGGTGGGCTCTCTCGATGAGACTCTGGAGCTGAGGGGGATGAGGTATCACCCAATTGACATTGAGACCTCTGTGATCCGTTCCCACAAGAGCATAGCTGAATG TGCGGTGTTCACATGGACCAACCTCCTCGTGGTGGTAGTGGAGCTTGAGGGTTCGGAGCAGGAGGCTCTGGACCTGGTGGCCCTGGTCACCAATGTGGTACTGGAGGAGCACTACCTCATTGTAggggtggtagtggtggtggacCCCGGCGTCATCCCCATCAACTCCCGAGGGGAAAAGCAGCGTATGCACCTCAGAGATGGATTCCTGGCTGACCAGCTGGACCCCATATATGTGGCTTACAACATGTGA